The following are from one region of the Periophthalmus magnuspinnatus isolate fPerMag1 chromosome 5, fPerMag1.2.pri, whole genome shotgun sequence genome:
- the ddx19b gene encoding ATP-dependent RNA helicase DDX19B has protein sequence MATDSWAQAVDLQEAEAAESINSLQLKDKPEENGAASKTEGEANNKTEDDDKEDKAAQSYLNKLIRSSLVNNKNEVEVLQKDPNSPLYSVKSFEELRLKPQLLQGVYGMGFNRPSKIQETALPMMLAEPPQNLIAQSQSGTGKTAAFVLAMLSHVDPSNKWPQCLCVSPTYELALQTGKVIEQMGKFYPEVQLVYAIRGNKLPKGVKLQEQIVIGTPGTMLDWCAKFKFIEPKKIRVFVLDEADVMIATQGHQDQSIRIQRMLPKNCQMLLFSATFEETVWNFAQRIVPEPNIIKLKREEETLDTIKQYYVLCNSKEEKFEALCNIYGAITIAQAMIFCHTRKTAGWLAGELSREGHQVALLSGEMQVEQRAAVIDRFRDGKEKVLVTTNVCARGIDVEQVSVVINFDLPVDKDMNPDNETYLHRIGRTGRFGKRGLAINMVDSKMSMNILNRIQEHFNKKIERLNTDDLDEIEKIAS, from the exons ATGGCCACTGACTCCTGGGCGCAGGCCGTGGATTTGCAGGAAGCCGAAGCCGCAGAATCG ATCAACAGTCTCCAACTCAAAGATAAACCAGAAGAGAATG GcgctgcttcaaaaacagaggGAGAAGCAAATAACAAGACAGAAGACGACGACAAAG AGGACAAAGCAGCCCAGTCTTACCTGAACAAGTTAATCCGGAGCAGTTTGGTCAACAACAAAAATGAAGTGGAAGTTCTTCAGAAAgatccaaattcacccctgtatTCAGTCAAGTCTTTTGAGGAGCTACGGCT TAAACCACAGCTTTTACAAGGAGTCTATGGGATGGGTTTCAACAGACCGTCTAAAATCCAGGAGACCGCGTTACCCATGATGCTCGCTGAGCC TCCACAGAACCTGATCGCACAGTCACAGTCGGGAACAGGGAAAACAGCAGCTTTTGTTTTGGCCATGCTCAGCCACGTGGACCCCAGCAACAAGTGGCCTCAG TGCTTGTGTGTGTCGCCCACGTATGAGCTGGCTCTGCAGACGGGGAAGGTCATCGAGCAGATGGGCAAATTCTATCCAGAGGTACAACTCGTCTACGCCATCAGAGGAAACAAGT TGCCGAAGGGAGTGAAGCTACAGGAGCAGATCGTGATCGGGACCCCGGGGACGATGCTCGACTGGTGTGCCAAGTTCAAATTCATCGAGCCAAAGAAAATACGCGTTTTTGTGCTGGACGAGGCCGACGTCATGATCGCCACACAGGGCCATCAGGACCAGAGCATACGAATCCAAAG GATGCTTCCTAAGAACTGTCAGATGCTCTTGTTCTCGGCCACATTCGAGGAGACGGTGTGGAACTTTGCTCAGAGGATCGTCCCGGAGCCGAACATCATCAAactgaagagagaggaggagacgctgGACACCATCAAACAGTATTATGTCCTGTGTAACTCTAAAGAGGAGAAGTTTGAAGCTCTCTGCAACATCTACGGAGCCATAACCATCGCTCAGGCCATGATCTTCTGCCAC ACGAGGAAAACTGCGGGGTGGCTTGCGGGGGAGCTGTCCAGGGAGGGTCACCAGGTGGCGCTGCTGAGCGGAGAGAtgcaggtggagcagagagCGGCCGTGATCGACAGATTCAGAGACGGAAAAGAAAAAGTGCTCGTCACAACAAACGTTTGCGCCAGAG GTATCGACGTGGAGCAGGTGTCCGTGGTGATAAACTTTGACCTCCCAGTGGATAAGGACATGAACCCCGACAATGAGACGTACCTGCACCGGATCGGCCGCACGGGACGCTTCGGCAAACGCGGTCTCGCCATCAACATGGTGGACAGCAAGATGAGCATGAATATCCTCAACCGCATCCAGGAGCATTTTA ATAAGAAGATCGAGAGGTTGAACACAGACGATCTGGACGAGATCGAGAAAATCGCCAGTTAA